One window from the genome of Verrucomicrobiia bacterium encodes:
- a CDS encoding protein-L-isoaspartate(D-aspartate) O-methyltransferase, producing MTFQKIPGLIRIAVLWIAPSAALSGESTSPDPYAAARERMVARQLATWDRGITNRRVLDVMGAVPRHELVPPAARAQAYSDQPLPIGHGQTISQPYIVAFMTQALNPRPTDRVLEIGTGSGYQAAVLSGLVQTVHTIEIVDPLARRATADLARLGYTNVFVRAGDGYLGWPDEAPFDAVIVTCAPDHVPQPLVDQLREGGRMVIPVGPAGRQSLHLLEKRDGRVAQRSILPVRFVPMTGELGNP from the coding sequence ATCCCGGGCCTGATCCGAATCGCGGTCCTTTGGATCGCGCCATCCGCCGCACTGTCCGGCGAATCCACCTCTCCCGATCCCTACGCCGCCGCACGCGAGCGCATGGTGGCGCGGCAGCTCGCCACCTGGGACCGCGGCATCACCAACCGCCGGGTCCTGGACGTCATGGGCGCCGTCCCACGCCACGAACTCGTGCCACCTGCCGCGCGCGCCCAGGCCTACAGCGATCAACCGCTGCCGATCGGGCACGGACAGACCATCTCCCAGCCCTACATCGTTGCCTTCATGACCCAGGCGTTGAATCCGAGACCGACCGACCGGGTCCTCGAAATTGGCACCGGCTCGGGCTACCAGGCGGCCGTGCTGTCCGGCCTGGTCCAAACCGTCCACACCATCGAGATTGTGGATCCGCTGGCCCGACGGGCCACAGCCGACCTCGCGCGCCTGGGGTACACCAACGTGTTCGTGCGCGCCGGCGACGGCTACCTCGGCTGGCCGGATGAGGCTCCCTTCGATGCGGTGATCGTCACCTGTGCTCCCGACCACGTGCCGCAGCCCCTGGTGGACCAGCTTCGGGAGGGGGGACGCATGGTCATCCCGGTGGGTCCCGCCGGACGCCAAAGCCTCCACCTGCTGGAAAAGCGCGACGGTCGGGTGGCCCAGCGCTCGATCCTCCCGGTGCGGTTCGTGCCCATGACCGGAGAGCTTGGGAATCCTTGA